DNA from Nitriliruptor alkaliphilus DSM 45188:
GCGCTGTGCGACGCCGACCTCGTCCTCGCCGAGGACACCCGCCGGACCGGCAAGCTGCTCGCCCACGTGGGCAGCGAGGTCCGCCAGCTGTCGCTGCACGAGCACAACGAGCGCGAGCGCGCCGACGAGGTCATCGCCCGTCTGGTGGACGGTCAGCGCCTGGTGTTGGTGTCCGACGCGGGGACGCCTGCTGTGAGTGACCCCGGGTACCGGCTGATCGCGGCGGTGGTCGCGGCCGGCCACCGGGTCGAGGCGATCCCGGGTGCCTCGGCGCTGCTGACGGCGCTGGTGGTGTCCGGGCTGCCGACCGACCGGGTCGCGTTCGAGGGCTTCCTGCCGCGCAAGGGTGGGGCACGCCGCGACCGGCTGGCCGAGCTGGCCGGCGAGCGACGCACGATGGTGCTGTACGTGTCCCCGCACCGGGCCGAGGACGACCTCACCGACCTCGCCGGGTCGCTCGGTGCCGACCGTCCCGCCGCGCTCTGCCGCGAGCTGACCAAGCTCCACGAGGAGGTGCTCCGCGGCGGGCTCGGCCAGCTCGCGGTGACCGTGGCCGACGGTGTCCGTGGGGAGCTGACCCTCGTCGTCGCCGGGGCACCCGACGTCGTGCCCGAACCCGCGGACGACGCCGAGCTGGTGGCCCGGGTCCGGGCCCGGGAGGCCGACGGGCTGGCGCGGAAGGCCGCGATCGCCGAGGTGGCACAGGCGGCCGGCGTGCCGAAGCGCGCGGTCTTCGACGCGGTGGTCGCGGCCAAGCACGCACCCGGGTCCTCGTAGGCGACCATCCTCGATGCAACCTCGACGTGCCGGCGCGCGTCGGGAGGGGCGGAGGGGATGCCCGCCGACAGGTCGTCGGTCGCCTGCATCCACGACGAGATGGGGACGAACGTGCTCGCGATGGTCAGGGCGGGGGTGACGGAGGACTCGTTCGCCGTCGTCTACAACGCCCACCACCGCCGGGCGGTCCGGCTCGCCTACCTGTTGGTCAGCGACCCGGACCAGGCCGAGGACGTGGTGTCCGAAGCCTTCGCGAAGGTGTACGTGCGGTGGCGCAAGGGCGACGTCCGCGACGTCGGGGCCTACGTGCGCCGCGCCGTCGCCAACGAGGCCAACAGCCGACTGCGCCGCCGCTACCTCGAACGCCGCGTCGCGGCCGCACGGTCGGGTGACGATCGCGGCGTGCGCCTCGTCGACGAGGCGGCAGCCGAGCACGACGCGGTGTGGCAGGGCATCCAGCGCCTGCCCGCCAAGCAACGAGCCGCCGTCGTCCTCCGCTACTACGAGGACCTGTCCGAGGCCGAGACCGCCGACATCCTCGGCTGCTCGGTCGGCACCGTGAAGTCCAACACCTCGCGCGGGCTGGCTCGCCTGCAGGAGTTGCTCGGCGGGCCGGACGGTCGCGCCTCGAGGGACCCGGATACGACGACGAGCCTCGGAGGTGATCGCTGATGGACCCCATCGAACAGCGCGTCCGCGACTCGCTGCGTGCCCGCGCCGAGGGCGCCGAGCCGACCCCGCAGCTGTACCGCGGCGTCCAGGCGCGGATCGCCCGGCGTCGCCGCCAGAAGCTCCTCGCGTGGGTGCCGGCCGGCGCCGCCGCCCTCGGTGTCGCCGTCGCCGTCCCGTTCCTGCTCACCAGCGGCGGACCGGAGGTGCCGCGCATCGAGGACTACTCGGACCAGCTCCCGATGAGCCCGGCCACCCCCGACCGTGCGGTCATCCACGACGTCGACGGTGGGATGGGCATCCTCGACCTCCGCGAGGGGACGGTCACCGACAGCGGGGTGCAGACGCCACCGCAGGGTCCGCTGACCGGTCTGGCCGTGCCCGCTGCCGACCGCGGCGATGACCCCGCGTGGGTCGCCCTGGAGCAGGCACCCGGCACCGAACCGTCCTGGACCATCTTCCGTCCCGGTGTCAGCGAGGTCAGCGCGACCTTCCCCAGCGTCATCGGCGACGGCGGGATGGCGGTCAGCGACGACGGCGGGTGGGTCGCCTACCTCACGAGGGGCGAGGAGGCCGACGGGTACGTCGTGACGGTCGCCAACACCCTGCTGGACGGCGAGATGGAGATCCACACCTTCGGCAACGTCAGCGAGGACGCCCGCATCCTCGACTGGGGAGGTCCGATCGAGCGGGGTTCGGGTGCCATGTCCGAGATCCTGGTCGCCACCGCGAACGGCACCCTCACGAGCTTCGAGGTCGTCGGGGTCGATGGGGAGTTGACCGCCGTCAGCGACCCGGTGACCGTCGAGGACGCCGCCCAGGTGCTGGCGGCCAGCCTCACGCACGATGGCTCCCCCGAGCCGAGTTCGTCCCGTTACCAGCTCGAGCAGGTCGGCAACGACCGCCACGTCCGGCTCGTGGGCGAGACCTCCGGCGAGCTCGACGTCACAGGGCTGGTCGGGGAGGCCGACGCCGCGGACCTCTGGCTCGACGCCTGGGGTGACGCCACGCTGCTCGGCGACGGCCGCTCGGTTTGGTTGCTGCGCCACGACGGCGAGGGCGACTTCGCCACCCCCGTCGCGCTGCCCGAGGGCACCGTCCGTGCCGCTCTGGTCGGCAAGGACGTGGCCCCACCCGAACCCGAGCCGCAGCCCGAACCGACCCCGGAGGTGACCCCGCCCGGCGAGGAGGGCATCGACGACGGGGACGTCGAGGAGGCCCCCGCGGTGCAGCAGCTGCCCGGCCCGATCGTGGTGACCACCGCCGACGCGGTGGTGCTGCGACGGGCGGACGGCTCCGAGGTCGATCTGCTGCGCTACCCGGCCCCGCCGGGCATGAACCTCGAGGCAGCCGTCCGCCCGGGCAGCACGCCGGACGACCTGACGGTCGTGGTCGCCCGCACCTCCGAGGGGCTGACCGACCTGCGCTGGATCGAGGTCGCCGGCGGCGAGGTGTTGGAGACGCCCATGTTCCAGGACGCGTACGCACCGCTCGGAGCGACCGATCCTGGGGTCAGGTTGAACGGGTTGGCGTGGACCCCGGACGGGTCGAAGCTGCTGTGGATGGAGCGCCACGATGACGGCCCCGCGACCCTGCGCACCATCGGCTGGGACGGCGGTCCTGGCACGGGCGACACGGCCACGGACAACGCCAGCTTCGAGGCGCCGTTCGCCTTCGATGCCGGCCTGGTCGACGTGCTCGACGTCGGAGGGGGTCGCCTCGTGGCCCGCTTCGCATCGCAGGACGACAACCGCGGGTGGTACCGCTGGGTGCTCGAGGTCCAGGGCGACGGTGCCCTGGCCATCCCGGCGGGCAGTGAGCCCGAGCTGGTCACCTCACCGGTGAGCCAGGGCGGCGTCACGGCCCTCGCCGGCGCCGACGACGAGTCCCGGCCGACGTGGCTGCTGATCTTCGAGTTCGAGGGGCCACGCCTGGTCGCCGATCCCTTCGGATCCCCACGCGACGTCGTGCTGCCCGACGGTGTGGCCCCCGGTGACGGCCTGCCCGAGACGTGGCTCCACGTCCTGGGTGACGGCGTGATCGTGGGCGGGTCCGGCCAGGCCTGGTTCATCGACGCCGATGGTGGGTCTCGCGCGCTCGGGGAGGCGGTGGACGCCGATCCCCTGCGCTGACCTCCGGCAGGTTCACCGGATGACATCCGGGGAACCTCGCCGGGGAGGTGGGCGTCCTGGTGCACACAGGCCTCCTGCGTGGGAGGCTCGGGTGCAGTGGATGAGGGACGCAGCCGGTGCTGGCGATGGTTCGGGCGGGGACGGACGAACAGGGCTTCGCGGCCGTGTTCGCCGCCGAACGCCAGCGCGCCGCCGGGCTGGCCTACCTGCTGGTCAACGACGCCGAGCTCGCCGAGGACGTCGTCGCCGACGTGTTCGCGCGCATCCTGGTGCGCTGGCGGCGCGGTGAGATCCGCGACGTCGCGGCCTACGTGCGACGCGCCGTGGTCAACGAGGCCAGATCGAAGCTGCGACGTCGCTACCTGGAACGCCGCGTCGGTCAGGCACGTTCGGGCGAC
Protein-coding regions in this window:
- a CDS encoding SigE family RNA polymerase sigma factor, giving the protein MPADRSSVACIHDEMGTNVLAMVRAGVTEDSFAVVYNAHHRRAVRLAYLLVSDPDQAEDVVSEAFAKVYVRWRKGDVRDVGAYVRRAVANEANSRLRRRYLERRVAAARSGDDRGVRLVDEAAAEHDAVWQGIQRLPAKQRAAVVLRYYEDLSEAETADILGCSVGTVKSNTSRGLARLQELLGGPDGRASRDPDTTTSLGGDR
- the rsmI gene encoding 16S rRNA (cytidine(1402)-2'-O)-methyltransferase, translating into MSDEAAAAGALIVVATPIGNLGDLSTRAAQALCDADLVLAEDTRRTGKLLAHVGSEVRQLSLHEHNERERADEVIARLVDGQRLVLVSDAGTPAVSDPGYRLIAAVVAAGHRVEAIPGASALLTALVVSGLPTDRVAFEGFLPRKGGARRDRLAELAGERRTMVLYVSPHRAEDDLTDLAGSLGADRPAALCRELTKLHEEVLRGGLGQLAVTVADGVRGELTLVVAGAPDVVPEPADDAELVARVRAREADGLARKAAIAEVAQAAGVPKRAVFDAVVAAKHAPGSS